The genomic DNA GGGACCACGCCAAGCGCCTCATGGTTTCCAGCACCAAGAGCATGATCGGCCACCTCCTGGGGGCGGCGGGGGCGGTGGAGGCCATCGCCACGGTGCAGGCCCTCTACCACGGGGTCATCCCCCCTACCCTCAACCTGGAGGACCCCGACCCCGAGCTGGACCTGGACTTCGTCCCCGAGCCCCGGGAGGCCCAGGTGGACTACGCCCTCTCCAACTCCTTCGCCTTCGGCGGGCACAACGCCGTCCTCCTCTTCAAGCGGGTCTAGATGCTTTTCCCTCGAGAAACCCTGCTGGAACTAGAGGCCGCACGCCTTGCCCCCTATGCGCAAAAGGCCAAGGACACCCGGGGCCGGACCTACCCCGAGCCCGAGTCCCGCTACCGCACCCCCTACCAGAAGGACCGGGACCGCATCCTCCACACCACCGCCTTCCGCCGCCTGGAGTACAAGACCCAGGTGCTTCCGGGCTGGGCCGGGGACTACTACCGCACCCGCCTCACCCACACCCTGGAGGTGGCCCAGGTGTCCCGCTCCATCGCCCGCGCCCTGGGCCTCAACGAGGACCTCACCGAGGCCATCGCCCTCTCCCACGACCTGGGCCACCCCCCTTTCGGCCACACGGGGGAGAAGGTCCTGCACGAGCTCATGAAGGAGCACGGGGGGTTTGAGCACAACGCCCAGGCCCTGCGCATCCTCACCCACCTGGAGGTGCGCTACCCCGGCTTCCGCGGCCTCAACCTCACCTATGAGGTCCTGGAGGGGATCGCCACCCACGAGGCGGCCTACGTCCCCGGGTTCAAGGAGAGGTTTCAAGGCCAGGGGACCCTCGAGGCCCAGGTGGTGGACCTTTCCGACGCCATCGCCTACGCCGCCCACGACCTGGACGACGGGCTAAGGGCGGGGCTTTTGCGCCCGGAGGAGCTCCTGGACGTCCCCCTCCTGAAAGCCTTGGCCCAGGAGGAGGGCCTGGACCTGCTAAGGCTTCCCGAGCTGGAGCGGCGGGTTTTGGTGCGGCAGCTCCTCGGCTACTTCATCAGCGCCACCATCGAGGCCACCCACGCCCGCCTGGAAAGGGCCCAGGTGCAAAGCGCCGAGGCGGTGCGAAACCATCCCGGCCGCCTCGCCGCCCTCACGGAAGAGGCGGGGCAGGCGCTCCAAGAACTCAAGGCGTTCTTGCTTGAGCGCTTCTACCGCCACCCCGAGGTGCTCCGGGAAAGGCTCAAGGCCGAGGCCGCCCTGGAAGGGCTTTTCCGCACCTACACCCGCTACCCGGAAACCCTGCCCAAGGAGGTGCAGGAACGCATCCCCGAGGAGGGGTTGGAGCGGGCGGTGTGCGACTACATCGCCGGCATGACGGACCGCTACGCCTTGGAAGCTTACCGCCGCCTTTTCCCCTAAGGCGTAGAATGGGTAAGTGAAAACCCTGGACTGGAGTACCCTTTTTGGCGAAAGGGCAAGCCGGATCCAAGCCTCCACCATCCGGGAGCTTTTAAAGCTCACCCAGCGCCCGGGGGTCCTCAGCTTCGCCGGGGGGCTTCCCGCGCCCGAACTCTTCCCCAAGGACCTGGCGGCGGAAAAGGCGGCGGCCATCCTGCGG from Thermus sp. LT1-2-5 includes the following:
- a CDS encoding deoxyguanosinetriphosphate triphosphohydrolase; amino-acid sequence: MLFPRETLLELEAARLAPYAQKAKDTRGRTYPEPESRYRTPYQKDRDRILHTTAFRRLEYKTQVLPGWAGDYYRTRLTHTLEVAQVSRSIARALGLNEDLTEAIALSHDLGHPPFGHTGEKVLHELMKEHGGFEHNAQALRILTHLEVRYPGFRGLNLTYEVLEGIATHEAAYVPGFKERFQGQGTLEAQVVDLSDAIAYAAHDLDDGLRAGLLRPEELLDVPLLKALAQEEGLDLLRLPELERRVLVRQLLGYFISATIEATHARLERAQVQSAEAVRNHPGRLAALTEEAGQALQELKAFLLERFYRHPEVLRERLKAEAALEGLFRTYTRYPETLPKEVQERIPEEGLERAVCDYIAGMTDRYALEAYRRLFP